The following are from one region of the Bradyrhizobium sediminis genome:
- a CDS encoding class I SAM-dependent methyltransferase, giving the protein MDIPAGHQQNADQIAYWNGPAGQRWTDRQAAQDVVLAPVSEILIDRAKVRAGERIIDIGCGCGATTIALAQRTGPTGHVLGIDISAPMLARARQIAPPDLPVDFVLADATVYPFHPASFDLLVSRFGVMFFAEPALSFANMRKALRPSGRLAFACWREPRHNPWMMAPLQAVYRHVPKLPQQGPEDPGPFAFASEQRVTRILSEAGFSSIAMEPCNLSLDIAIGRGLDAAVESALEIGPSNRALEGQPAEVRTAAKQSIREALAPFVQGQTVPLGGSIWIVTASA; this is encoded by the coding sequence ATGGATATTCCTGCAGGCCACCAACAAAACGCCGACCAGATTGCGTACTGGAACGGCCCCGCCGGCCAGCGCTGGACCGACCGGCAGGCGGCGCAGGACGTCGTGCTCGCACCGGTCTCCGAGATCCTGATCGACCGCGCCAAAGTCAGGGCAGGCGAGCGGATCATCGATATCGGCTGCGGCTGCGGCGCCACCACCATCGCGCTGGCGCAGCGAACGGGGCCGACCGGCCATGTGTTGGGCATCGACATCTCGGCGCCGATGCTGGCGCGCGCCCGGCAGATCGCGCCGCCGGACCTGCCGGTCGACTTTGTGCTCGCGGACGCAACCGTTTACCCGTTCCACCCCGCCAGCTTCGATCTTCTGGTCTCGCGGTTCGGTGTGATGTTCTTCGCCGAGCCGGCGCTTTCCTTCGCCAATATGCGCAAGGCGTTGCGGCCGTCGGGACGGCTGGCCTTCGCCTGCTGGCGCGAGCCGCGCCACAATCCATGGATGATGGCGCCGCTGCAGGCGGTCTACAGGCACGTGCCGAAGCTGCCGCAGCAAGGGCCCGAGGACCCCGGTCCGTTCGCGTTTGCATCCGAGCAGCGCGTGACGAGGATTTTGAGCGAGGCCGGATTTTCCAGCATAGCCATGGAGCCGTGCAATCTGTCGCTCGACATCGCGATCGGCCGCGGTCTCGATGCCGCGGTCGAGTCTGCGCTGGAAATCGGCCCGTCCAACCGCGCGCTGGAAGGTCAGCCGGCGGAGGTGCGAACGGCCGCCAAACAGTCGATACGCGAGGCGCTGGCGCCCTTTGTCCAGGGCCAAACAGTGCCGCTCGGCGGATCGATCTGGATCGTGACGGCAAGCGCTTAA
- a CDS encoding efflux RND transporter periplasmic adaptor subunit: MRRLIVLSIVAAAALNATTAGAETLTVALRPVADEKAVFATVESISVVPARGRIGGTIVQLNVREGDPVTRGQSIATIGDEKLSLQMKSLDAQIDALQAQSNQAQIDFSRIEGLVERGTLPRVKLDEARTVLNVAENGLRAKTAERAVVQQQFNEGQVLAPAGGRVLKKLAAVGSVVLPGDPVAMIAQQNFKLRLRVPERHARFLKTGDKIRVDGAEFGDQSPKSGVIDLVYPQIEDGRVIADATVENLGEYFVGDRLRVWISGGERMAFVIPSEYVTTRFGIDYVQIRQGDRTVSAPVQRGRNLTSPDLPNGLEILSGIRTGDQLVQP; this comes from the coding sequence ATGCGTAGACTGATTGTATTGAGCATTGTTGCGGCAGCGGCATTGAACGCAACTACCGCCGGTGCCGAAACCCTGACCGTTGCCCTGCGGCCGGTCGCCGACGAGAAGGCGGTGTTCGCGACCGTCGAGAGCATCAGCGTGGTTCCGGCCCGCGGGCGTATCGGCGGCACCATCGTTCAGCTCAACGTCCGCGAAGGAGATCCGGTGACGCGTGGGCAGTCGATCGCCACGATCGGCGATGAAAAACTTAGCCTGCAGATGAAATCGCTGGATGCGCAGATCGACGCGCTGCAGGCGCAGTCGAACCAGGCGCAGATCGATTTTTCGCGGATCGAGGGACTGGTGGAGCGCGGGACGCTTCCCCGGGTCAAGCTCGACGAGGCGCGCACCGTGCTCAACGTGGCGGAGAATGGCCTGCGGGCGAAGACTGCCGAACGCGCCGTGGTCCAGCAGCAATTCAACGAAGGGCAGGTGCTGGCGCCCGCCGGCGGGCGCGTGCTGAAGAAACTGGCGGCCGTTGGTTCCGTCGTGTTGCCCGGCGACCCCGTGGCGATGATAGCGCAACAGAATTTCAAGTTGAGGCTGCGCGTGCCGGAGCGGCATGCCCGCTTCCTGAAGACCGGTGACAAGATCAGGGTCGATGGCGCCGAGTTCGGCGACCAGAGCCCGAAATCGGGTGTGATCGATCTGGTCTATCCGCAGATCGAGGACGGCCGCGTGATCGCGGACGCCACTGTCGAAAACCTCGGAGAATATTTCGTCGGCGACCGTTTGCGGGTCTGGATATCCGGCGGCGAGCGGATGGCGTTCGTGATTCCGTCTGAATACGTCACCACGCGCTTCGGCATCGATTACGTCCAGATACGCCAGGGCGATCGGACCGTCAGCGCGCCGGTGCAGCGCGGGCGGAATCTGACGAGCCCCGATCTCCCCAACGGCCTTGAAATCCTGTCCGGCATTCGTACCGGCGACCAGTTGGTGCAACCGTGA
- a CDS encoding efflux RND transporter permease subunit, whose product MNLGLSGRLTRATIGSPLTPLFLLASLVVGMIAVVVIPREEEPQISVPMVDIRINADGLRGPDAVELVTKPLEAIVKGIDGVEHVYSQTEDDRVMVTARFLVGTKSEDAILRVHEKIRANLDRIPVGISEPSIVGRGINDVAVTVLTLSPKPEAAGRWTDKDLYELADKLRAELMKVDSIGLTYISGGGAQQIRVEPDPEKLSLFGVTLQQLVAKVKDANRSFMAGQVRDAGKVRSVSAGQTLTGIPDIGLLLISTRDGRPVYVKDVASVVIGPNAIEHRVWSDARDGKGKWERVPAVSLALAKRAGANAVVVSEEITHRLEGLKSRLIPDDVVVTVTRDYGETANEKANELLFHLGLATISIVVLIAIAIGWREALVTLVVIPTTILLTMFAANLMGYTINRVSLFALIFSIGILVDDAIVVVENIARHWAMRDGRPRLQATIEAVAEVGNPTIVATLTVVAALLPMLFVSGLMGPYMAPIPANASAAMLFSFFVAMVVAPWLMLRLAPKEGVAGAAHDAHDEGVLGRLYRRFATPIVANKRSAWIFLIGVGVATLLSMTLFATKSVTVKLLPFDNKSEIAVVVDLPEGASLEDTERTLFAAADVARGLPEITSVQSYAGTAAPFNFNGLVRHYYLRARPELGELQVNLAARSDRKRASHDIALDLRQRLKAVSVPPGTSIKVVEVPPGPPVLATLLAEVYGPDAATRRAVTGELKKIFTEVPFIVDIDDSIGEKRPRLRLSIDQDRLEFFGVEQRDVYDTIQTLFGGVSVGYSHRGEDRNPIEIAVRLPKRDLAWTEALASTPVPANTLPGSKTVVELGQLVKATVEEGSPTIFRRDGRFADMVMAELAGRFEAPLYGMLAVSDRIDAHDWGKLQKPVIGLHGQPADESRPTLLWDGEWEITYVTFRDMGAAFGAAILGIYVLVVAQFGSFRLPLVILTPIPLTLIGILLGHWLLGAPFTATSMIGFIALAGIIVRNSILLVDFIRHSGGENRSMRDVVLEAGAVRFKPILLTALAAMIGAATILLDPIFQGLAISLLFGLASSTLLTVLVIPAIYIALRDRSPKVS is encoded by the coding sequence GTGAATCTCGGACTTTCGGGCCGGCTTACGCGGGCCACCATCGGATCGCCGCTGACGCCATTGTTCCTGCTCGCCTCGCTGGTCGTGGGCATGATCGCCGTGGTGGTTATTCCGCGCGAGGAAGAGCCTCAGATCAGTGTCCCCATGGTCGACATCCGCATCAATGCGGACGGATTGCGCGGCCCGGATGCGGTTGAACTGGTCACCAAGCCCCTTGAAGCCATCGTCAAGGGCATCGACGGCGTGGAGCACGTTTACAGCCAGACCGAAGACGATCGCGTCATGGTCACCGCGCGTTTTCTGGTCGGGACCAAGTCCGAGGACGCCATCCTTCGCGTTCATGAGAAGATCCGCGCCAATCTGGATCGCATTCCCGTGGGCATTTCCGAGCCCTCGATCGTCGGCCGCGGTATCAACGACGTCGCCGTGACCGTGCTGACGCTTTCGCCCAAGCCCGAGGCCGCCGGCCGGTGGACGGACAAGGACCTCTACGAACTCGCCGACAAGCTGCGTGCGGAGTTGATGAAGGTCGACAGCATCGGCCTGACCTATATTTCCGGTGGCGGTGCCCAGCAGATCAGGGTGGAGCCCGATCCGGAAAAGCTGTCGCTGTTCGGCGTCACGCTGCAGCAGCTCGTCGCCAAGGTGAAGGACGCCAATCGGTCGTTCATGGCGGGACAGGTCCGCGATGCCGGCAAGGTGCGCAGCGTGTCGGCGGGCCAGACGCTGACCGGCATTCCCGACATCGGCCTGCTGCTGATCTCGACGCGTGACGGACGTCCGGTCTACGTCAAGGACGTCGCCAGCGTGGTCATCGGACCCAATGCGATAGAGCACCGTGTCTGGAGCGACGCGCGAGACGGCAAGGGCAAGTGGGAGCGGGTTCCCGCGGTCAGCCTGGCGCTTGCCAAGCGCGCGGGCGCCAACGCGGTGGTTGTTTCCGAGGAGATTACACACCGGCTTGAGGGGCTGAAATCGCGCCTGATTCCCGATGACGTCGTGGTTACCGTCACCCGGGACTATGGCGAGACGGCGAACGAAAAGGCCAACGAACTCCTGTTTCACCTCGGCCTGGCGACGATCTCGATCGTGGTCCTGATCGCGATTGCGATCGGCTGGCGCGAGGCGCTGGTCACGCTGGTCGTCATACCGACGACTATCCTGCTGACGATGTTTGCCGCGAATTTGATGGGCTACACCATCAACCGGGTCAGCCTGTTCGCATTGATCTTCTCGATCGGCATCCTGGTCGACGACGCCATCGTGGTGGTCGAGAATATCGCCCGCCACTGGGCGATGCGGGATGGGCGGCCGCGTCTGCAGGCCACCATCGAGGCCGTCGCCGAAGTCGGCAACCCGACCATCGTTGCGACCCTGACCGTCGTTGCCGCGCTGCTGCCGATGCTGTTCGTGTCGGGGCTGATGGGTCCGTATATGGCGCCGATACCGGCCAATGCGTCCGCGGCGATGCTGTTCTCGTTCTTCGTGGCGATGGTGGTGGCGCCGTGGCTGATGCTGCGGCTTGCGCCGAAGGAGGGTGTTGCCGGCGCGGCGCATGACGCGCACGACGAAGGCGTTCTCGGGCGCCTCTATCGTCGCTTCGCAACCCCGATCGTGGCCAACAAGCGTTCGGCCTGGATATTCCTGATCGGCGTCGGGGTCGCCACGCTGCTGTCGATGACATTGTTCGCCACCAAGTCGGTGACGGTCAAATTGCTGCCGTTCGACAATAAATCCGAGATCGCGGTGGTGGTGGATCTTCCGGAAGGCGCCAGCCTCGAGGACACCGAACGAACCCTGTTTGCCGCCGCCGATGTGGCCCGCGGCCTGCCCGAGATCACCTCGGTGCAGTCCTATGCCGGCACCGCCGCGCCGTTCAATTTCAACGGCCTCGTCCGGCACTATTATTTGCGCGCGCGTCCGGAACTGGGCGAACTCCAGGTCAATCTTGCCGCGCGATCCGACCGCAAGCGGGCGAGCCATGACATTGCGCTCGATCTGCGTCAGCGCCTCAAGGCCGTCAGTGTCCCACCCGGCACCAGCATCAAGGTTGTCGAAGTGCCGCCCGGTCCGCCGGTGCTGGCGACGTTGCTGGCCGAGGTCTACGGACCCGACGCGGCCACCCGCCGGGCGGTCACGGGTGAGCTCAAGAAAATCTTTACTGAGGTGCCGTTCATCGTCGATATCGACGATTCGATCGGGGAGAAGCGGCCGCGGCTGCGGCTTTCGATCGACCAGGACAGGCTCGAATTCTTCGGCGTCGAGCAGCGCGACGTCTATGACACCATCCAGACTCTGTTCGGCGGAGTGTCCGTGGGCTACTCGCACCGCGGCGAGGACCGCAATCCGATCGAGATCGCAGTCCGGCTGCCGAAGCGCGACCTTGCCTGGACCGAAGCGCTGGCTTCCACGCCGGTGCCCGCCAACACGCTTCCCGGCAGCAAGACCGTCGTCGAGCTGGGGCAGCTGGTCAAGGCGACGGTTGAAGAGGGCTCGCCGACGATCTTTCGCCGCGACGGCCGGTTCGCCGACATGGTGATGGCCGAACTGGCCGGCCGTTTCGAAGCGCCGCTTTACGGCATGCTGGCGGTTTCCGACCGCATCGACGCGCACGATTGGGGCAAGCTGCAGAAGCCCGTCATCGGCCTGCATGGACAGCCGGCCGACGAGTCCCGGCCGACGCTATTGTGGGACGGCGAATGGGAGATCACCTATGTCACCTTCCGTGACATGGGTGCGGCGTTTGGCGCGGCGATCCTCGGGATCTACGTGCTGGTAGTGGCGCAGTTCGGCAGCTTCCGCCTGCCGCTGGTGATCCTGACGCCCATACCGCTGACGCTGATCGGCATTCTGCTCGGGCACTGGCTGCTGGGCGCGCCGTTCACCGCGACTTCCATGATCGGCTTCATCGCGCTCGCGGGCATCATCGTCCGCAATTCGATCCTGCTGGTCGACTTTATTCGCCACAGCGGCGGCGAGAACAGATCGATGCGCGATGTCGTGCTGGAAGCCGGCGCGGTGCGTTTCAAGCCGATCCTGCTCACCGCACTGGCCGCCATGATCGGCGCCGCGACCATCCTGCTCGATCCGATCTTTCAGGGGCTCGCGATTTCGCTGCTGTTCGGCCTGGCCTCGTCGACCCTGCTGACGGTTCTTGTCATCCCTGCGATCTACATCGCGCTGCGCGACCGATCACCCAAGGTGTCCTGA
- a CDS encoding YgaP family membrane protein — translation MNIDKAVLAFAGFVVLLGLALGWLVHPYWYLLTAFAGLNMLQAAFTGFCPAAMIFKKLGLRGGNAFS, via the coding sequence ATGAACATCGATAAGGCAGTGCTCGCTTTCGCAGGATTTGTCGTGCTACTCGGCCTCGCGCTGGGCTGGCTGGTGCATCCTTACTGGTACCTGCTGACCGCTTTCGCCGGACTGAACATGCTGCAGGCAGCCTTCACCGGCTTCTGTCCCGCAGCGATGATCTTCAAGAAGCTCGGCCTGCGAGGCGGCAACGCGTTTTCGTAA
- the lon gene encoding endopeptidase La — protein MTTAKPRPSIVHGESHSYPVLPLRDIVVFPHMIVPLFVGREKSIRALEEVMKNDALIMLATQKNASDDDPNPDSIYETGTLASVLQLLKLPDGTVKVLVEGLERARVQKYTDRSEYYEATAVALADTDATSVEAEALARSVVSDFESYVKLNKKISAEVVGVVQAITDFAKLGDTVASHLAVKIADRQGILETLSVTARLEKVLGLMESEISVLQVEKRIRSRVKRQMEKTQREYYLNEQMKAIQKELGDDEGRDELADLEEKIAKTKLSKEAREKAQHELKKLRQMSPMSAEATVVRNYLDWLLSIPWNKKSKVKKDLVAAQAVLDSDHYGLEKVKDRIVEYLAVQSRANKLTGPILCLVGPPGVGKTSLGKSIAKATGREFVRVSLGGVRDEAEIRGHRRTYIGSMPGKVIQSMRKAKTSNPLFLLDEIDKMGADFRGDPSSALLEVLDPEQNSTFNDHYLEVDYDLSNVMFITTANTLNIPGPLMDRMEIIRIAGYTENEKVEIARKHLIPNAISKHGLDSKEWSIDDDALLLMIRRYTREAGVRNLERELSTLARKAVKELMISKKKSVRVTEKTLEEFLGVPKYRFGEIESEPQVGIVTGLAWTDVGGELLTIEGVMMPGKGKMTVTGNLRDVMKESISAAASYVRSRAVGFGIEPPLFDRRDIHVHVPEGATPKDGPSAGVAMATAIVSIMTGIPVRHDVAMTGEITLRGRVLPIGGLKEKLLAAARGGIKTVLIPEDNAKDLTEISDAIKGGMTIIPVARLDDVVSKALVRPPVPIVWEEDTKVPVKPDTSDEAAGGLTAH, from the coding sequence ATGACTACCGCAAAACCCCGGCCATCTATCGTTCACGGCGAAAGCCACTCTTATCCGGTGCTGCCGCTTCGCGACATCGTGGTCTTTCCGCACATGATCGTGCCGCTGTTCGTCGGCCGCGAGAAATCGATCCGCGCCCTCGAAGAGGTCATGAAGAATGACGCGCTGATCATGCTCGCGACGCAGAAGAACGCGTCGGACGACGATCCGAACCCGGATTCGATCTACGAGACCGGTACGCTCGCCAGCGTGTTGCAGCTGCTCAAATTGCCGGACGGCACCGTCAAGGTGCTGGTGGAAGGGCTCGAGCGCGCGCGCGTGCAGAAATACACCGACCGGTCGGAATATTACGAAGCCACCGCAGTCGCGCTTGCCGACACCGATGCGACGTCCGTCGAGGCGGAAGCGCTGGCGCGCTCGGTGGTGTCCGACTTCGAGAGCTATGTGAAGCTCAACAAGAAGATCTCGGCCGAAGTCGTCGGCGTGGTGCAGGCCATCACCGACTTCGCCAAGCTAGGCGACACCGTTGCCTCGCACCTCGCCGTCAAGATCGCCGATCGCCAGGGCATCCTGGAGACGCTGTCGGTCACCGCGCGCCTCGAGAAGGTGCTCGGCCTGATGGAGAGCGAGATCTCGGTGCTGCAGGTCGAGAAGCGCATCCGCTCGCGCGTCAAGCGCCAGATGGAGAAGACCCAGCGCGAATATTATCTCAACGAGCAGATGAAGGCGATCCAGAAGGAGCTCGGCGACGACGAAGGCCGCGACGAACTGGCTGATCTGGAAGAGAAGATTGCCAAGACCAAGCTTTCCAAGGAAGCGCGCGAGAAGGCGCAGCACGAACTGAAGAAGCTGCGCCAGATGTCGCCGATGTCCGCGGAAGCGACCGTCGTGCGCAACTATCTCGACTGGCTGCTGTCGATCCCGTGGAACAAGAAGTCCAAGGTCAAGAAGGATCTGGTCGCAGCCCAGGCCGTGCTCGACAGCGATCACTACGGTCTCGAGAAGGTCAAGGACCGCATCGTCGAGTATCTCGCGGTGCAGTCGCGCGCCAACAAGCTCACCGGACCGATCCTGTGCCTGGTCGGCCCTCCCGGCGTCGGCAAGACCTCGCTCGGCAAGTCGATCGCGAAAGCGACGGGGCGCGAATTCGTGCGCGTCTCGCTCGGCGGCGTGCGCGACGAGGCCGAGATCCGCGGTCACCGCCGCACCTATATCGGCTCGATGCCCGGCAAGGTCATCCAGTCGATGCGCAAGGCGAAAACCTCGAATCCGCTGTTCCTGCTGGACGAGATCGACAAGATGGGCGCCGATTTCCGCGGCGATCCGTCATCGGCGCTGCTCGAGGTGCTCGACCCCGAGCAGAACTCGACCTTCAACGATCACTACCTCGAGGTCGATTACGATCTTTCCAACGTGATGTTCATCACGACCGCGAATACGCTGAATATTCCGGGACCGCTGATGGACCGCATGGAGATCATCCGGATCGCCGGCTACACCGAGAACGAGAAGGTCGAGATTGCCCGCAAGCATCTCATCCCGAACGCGATCTCCAAGCATGGCCTGGATTCCAAGGAATGGTCGATCGACGACGACGCGCTGCTCCTGATGATCCGGCGTTACACCCGCGAAGCGGGCGTGCGTAACCTGGAGCGTGAGCTTTCGACACTCGCCCGCAAGGCGGTGAAGGAGCTGATGATCTCCAAGAAGAAGTCGGTCAGGGTCACCGAGAAGACTCTGGAAGAGTTCCTCGGCGTTCCCAAGTACCGCTTCGGCGAGATCGAGAGCGAGCCTCAGGTCGGCATCGTGACGGGCCTGGCCTGGACCGATGTCGGCGGCGAGCTGCTGACCATCGAAGGCGTCATGATGCCCGGCAAGGGCAAGATGACGGTCACGGGCAATTTGCGCGACGTGATGAAGGAGTCGATTTCGGCGGCGGCGTCTTACGTCCGCTCGCGCGCCGTCGGCTTCGGCATCGAGCCGCCCTTGTTCGACCGGCGCGACATCCACGTCCACGTGCCTGAAGGGGCGACCCCGAAGGATGGACCCTCCGCGGGTGTCGCGATGGCGACAGCGATCGTCTCCATCATGACCGGCATCCCGGTCCGGCACGATGTCGCCATGACCGGCGAGATCACCTTGCGCGGACGCGTGCTGCCGATCGGCGGGTTGAAGGAGAAGCTGCTGGCCGCTGCCCGCGGCGGCATCAAGACGGTGCTGATCCCCGAGGACAACGCCAAGGATCTCACGGAGATTTCCGATGCGATCAAGGGCGGGATGACGATCATCCCGGTGGCACGGCTCGACGACGTCGTCTCCAAGGCCCTGGTGCGGCCGCCGGTGCCGATCGTCTGGGAAGAGGACACCAAGGTGCCGGTCAAGCCGGACACGTCAGACGAGGCGGCGGGCGGCCTGACGGCGCACTGA
- a CDS encoding ArsR/SmtB family transcription factor codes for MESAADRASDLLKALSNRHRLLIICQLIDGERSVGDLAEFLSLRDSTVSQHLALLRKDGLVSARRDAQTIYYSITSDPAREILKTLYEVYCAPPKASKAKARL; via the coding sequence ATGGAGTCGGCGGCCGACCGGGCCAGCGATCTCCTGAAGGCGCTTTCCAATCGTCACCGGCTCTTGATCATCTGCCAGTTGATCGACGGCGAGCGCTCGGTTGGCGATCTCGCGGAATTCCTGAGCCTGCGTGATTCCACGGTGTCCCAGCATCTTGCGTTGCTCCGCAAGGATGGCCTGGTGTCGGCGCGTCGCGACGCCCAGACGATCTACTACTCGATAACCAGCGATCCCGCGCGCGAGATCCTGAAGACGCTCTATGAGGTCTATTGCGCGCCGCCGAAGGCCAGCAAAGCAAAAGCTAGATTATAG
- the trxC gene encoding thioredoxin TrxC, protein MSASHQVVCGHCGKINRLPAERTATNARCGSCHQPIFSGHPIEVDEEAFGRHVASSDIPVLVDVWAPWCGPCRSMAPMFERAAQELEPRVRLLKLNSDTAPSVSSRLGISGIPTLLLMHHGREIARSAGAMGTKRIVAWTMAGLARS, encoded by the coding sequence ATGAGTGCAAGTCACCAGGTCGTCTGTGGACATTGCGGGAAGATCAACCGGCTGCCCGCCGAACGGACCGCAACGAACGCGCGTTGCGGGTCGTGTCACCAGCCGATCTTCAGCGGCCACCCCATCGAGGTGGACGAGGAGGCGTTCGGTCGCCACGTCGCGAGCAGCGACATCCCTGTCCTCGTCGATGTCTGGGCGCCCTGGTGCGGCCCCTGCCGCTCCATGGCGCCGATGTTCGAACGGGCCGCGCAGGAACTGGAGCCCAGGGTTCGGCTGCTGAAGCTGAACTCGGACACTGCGCCCTCCGTCTCCTCCCGCCTCGGCATCAGCGGCATCCCTACCCTGCTGCTGATGCACCATGGCCGGGAGATCGCGCGGAGCGCGGGCGCGATGGGTACCAAAAGAATCGTTGCATGGACGATGGCCGGGCTTGCCCGGTCCTGA
- a CDS encoding NAD(P)/FAD-dependent oxidoreductase yields MAEVVVIGAGLSGTLMAYELLPQLRKGDRLTVVSQGPVYHFVPSNPWVAIGWRKRGDIEIDLVDIMKRKGVRLLTQGAQRVHPTENRVELADGASIDYDYLVVATGPELAFDEIPGLGPDGHTQSICHVDHAAHAKDAFEQLAANPGPVVIGAVQGASCFGPAYEFLFILETELRRRKLRDRVPMTFVTSEPYIGHLGLDGVGDTKGLLESEMREKHVKWITNARVKGVEQGKMTVEEIADDGSIHKTHELPFAYSMMLPAFRGVGAVRGIEKLTNPRGFVIVDKHQRNPEYPNIFAIGVCVAIAPVGATPVPVGVPKTGFMIESMVTATAMNIGSLLKGQAPVAQPTWNAICLADFGDTGVAFLAQPQIPPRNVNWSSKGEWVHLAKVAFEKYFLRKIRRGESEPFYERFLLDKLNIAKIKEVKTGT; encoded by the coding sequence ATGGCGGAAGTTGTCGTTATCGGAGCCGGCCTCAGCGGGACGCTGATGGCCTACGAATTGTTACCGCAATTGAGGAAGGGCGATCGCCTGACCGTGGTCTCCCAGGGGCCGGTCTATCATTTTGTCCCCTCCAATCCCTGGGTCGCGATCGGCTGGCGCAAGCGCGGCGATATCGAGATCGACCTCGTCGACATCATGAAGCGCAAGGGCGTCCGGCTCCTGACGCAAGGCGCACAGCGCGTGCATCCGACCGAAAACCGCGTCGAACTCGCCGACGGCGCCTCGATCGATTACGACTATCTGGTGGTCGCGACCGGGCCTGAACTCGCATTCGACGAGATCCCCGGGCTCGGGCCGGACGGCCACACCCAATCGATCTGTCACGTCGACCACGCCGCCCATGCCAAGGACGCCTTCGAGCAGCTTGCCGCCAATCCGGGGCCGGTGGTGATCGGCGCCGTGCAAGGGGCCTCCTGCTTCGGGCCGGCCTATGAATTCCTGTTCATCCTGGAAACCGAACTGCGCCGCCGCAAGCTTCGCGACCGCGTACCCATGACCTTCGTCACCTCGGAGCCCTATATCGGGCATCTCGGTCTCGACGGGGTCGGCGACACCAAGGGCCTGCTCGAAAGCGAGATGCGCGAGAAGCACGTCAAATGGATCACCAACGCCCGGGTCAAGGGCGTCGAGCAAGGCAAGATGACCGTCGAGGAAATCGCCGACGACGGATCGATCCACAAGACCCACGAATTGCCGTTCGCCTATTCGATGATGCTGCCGGCGTTTCGCGGCGTCGGCGCGGTTCGCGGCATCGAGAAGCTGACCAACCCGCGCGGCTTCGTGATCGTCGACAAGCATCAGCGCAATCCCGAATATCCCAACATCTTCGCGATCGGCGTCTGCGTGGCGATTGCGCCGGTCGGAGCCACCCCGGTCCCGGTCGGCGTGCCGAAGACCGGATTCATGATCGAGTCGATGGTGACGGCGACGGCGATGAACATCGGCTCGCTGTTGAAGGGCCAGGCGCCGGTGGCGCAGCCGACCTGGAACGCGATCTGCCTTGCCGATTTCGGCGACACCGGCGTTGCCTTCCTGGCGCAGCCGCAGATTCCTCCGCGCAACGTCAACTGGTCGTCGAAAGGCGAATGGGTTCATTTGGCCAAGGTCGCGTTCGAGAAATACTTCCTGCGCAAGATCCGCCGCGGCGAGAGCGAGCCGTTCTACGAGCGCTTCCTGCTCGACAAGCTCAACATCGCCAAAATCAAAGAGGTCAAGACGGGAACATGA